One stretch of Leptospira mtsangambouensis DNA includes these proteins:
- a CDS encoding methyl-accepting chemotaxis protein, with protein sequence MSVQVKIPQNTTLSMKTDLAGTIIFVNDDLVKFSGFERRELLGQSFKKIQNSETPELVYKNIQKTLNENEPWNGLLKNQTSAGQFFWANTTITPYYDKDGKTVGHMFVGRTASEKQILNGENFYLNPEKIESAFSLNPKKILYKFKIKTKLLFVFGLMAVLMSALGINLILIKKQEYEGALNRLKGAEYNLSLAKLMRLTAKHRGFMARVLNGDQSAKEEANSIEKELDGAYQIFLKLNEEEGNFFQVYKESKDIHKRWNHLKEINSTLTAKESYVEHVSIIKRMLNVNNEVGESSGLFLDPEKDTYFMIEVSLTKLPYLAEKLGQLRGTGLAHLVKGAKADPYEKSLLQEIIGSVAGNFESITVSMAAIRKFNPDGKKIVDTFQKAEVDFPVLRELIQNRVIKEKIPTIKTIEYYNATTNLIDQIFNVNELISKQLSEKFAERANIAKIYAIMVLVLTSFALVFFILLQYLIIHSIMSVIRNSTDIISQIVRGSGELKENLDYGIHDEIGGLLKWMGVFILNITEIVFILRQVSGELSNKSKDAANLVRNYSATTQDQAASTEETSAATEELAASVENVFSSISTQADHLKEIEKVTSDFKMAMTDVANAMLGMTNLTEEFYKQANDGMLTTKTTADSIHIVNQKAELIDEVVNIINEISDRTNLLALNAAIEAARAGELGRGFAVVAQEIGKLAEQTAHNTRNIQSLTTDTKNAIKTSVGLMMNTEESFRELLANISKIQETAKLVSSAQEKQTTDTNRIVESVHKINENSLQILNAASQEKIAVEEISKSIETIATGTQVIADNSLVLLETAKDIEVTGEHLQTVVETYKY encoded by the coding sequence ATGAGTGTCCAGGTGAAAATCCCACAAAATACAACTTTATCAATGAAAACGGACCTTGCCGGTACGATTATTTTCGTTAACGATGATTTGGTTAAATTCAGTGGATTTGAGCGGAGGGAGTTATTAGGCCAGTCGTTCAAAAAAATCCAAAATTCTGAAACTCCTGAGTTGGTTTACAAAAACATACAAAAGACCTTGAATGAAAATGAACCTTGGAATGGGCTCCTAAAAAACCAAACAAGTGCAGGGCAATTTTTTTGGGCAAACACAACGATTACACCTTATTATGATAAAGATGGAAAAACCGTTGGACATATGTTTGTTGGACGTACTGCATCAGAAAAACAAATTTTAAATGGAGAAAACTTTTACCTAAATCCCGAAAAAATCGAATCCGCTTTTAGTTTGAATCCAAAAAAGATTTTATATAAATTCAAAATAAAAACCAAACTTTTGTTTGTGTTTGGTCTTATGGCGGTCCTCATGTCCGCATTGGGAATCAATTTAATTTTAATCAAAAAACAAGAATATGAAGGTGCACTGAATCGACTCAAAGGTGCAGAATATAACTTAAGTCTTGCCAAACTTATGCGACTCACTGCAAAACACCGAGGGTTTATGGCTCGGGTTTTGAACGGAGACCAAAGTGCTAAAGAGGAAGCAAATTCAATTGAAAAGGAGTTAGACGGTGCTTATCAAATTTTTTTAAAATTAAACGAAGAGGAGGGAAATTTTTTTCAAGTTTATAAAGAATCTAAGGATATTCATAAAAGATGGAATCACTTGAAGGAAATCAACTCAACACTAACGGCAAAGGAAAGTTACGTTGAGCATGTAAGCATAATTAAAAGGATGTTAAATGTAAACAATGAAGTAGGGGAGTCGTCAGGTTTATTTTTGGACCCAGAAAAAGACACCTACTTTATGATCGAAGTTTCATTGACTAAGTTACCATATCTAGCTGAAAAACTTGGACAACTCCGAGGGACAGGATTGGCGCATTTGGTTAAAGGAGCGAAAGCAGATCCGTATGAAAAAAGTTTGCTTCAGGAAATCATTGGATCAGTTGCAGGCAATTTTGAGTCCATTACAGTGAGTATGGCTGCGATCCGAAAATTTAATCCTGATGGTAAGAAGATTGTAGACACATTCCAAAAAGCAGAAGTTGATTTCCCTGTTTTACGAGAGCTGATTCAAAATAGAGTGATCAAAGAAAAAATTCCAACAATCAAAACGATAGAATACTACAATGCCACAACCAATTTAATTGATCAGATCTTCAATGTGAATGAACTCATTTCCAAACAACTTTCTGAGAAGTTTGCAGAAAGAGCAAATATCGCAAAAATCTATGCTATCATGGTTCTTGTTTTGACTTCCTTTGCTTTAGTCTTTTTTATTCTCCTACAATATTTAATCATTCATAGCATCATGTCCGTGATTCGAAATAGTACAGATATTATTTCACAAATTGTTCGTGGGTCAGGTGAACTCAAAGAAAATTTGGACTACGGGATCCATGATGAAATTGGAGGTCTTTTGAAATGGATGGGTGTTTTTATTTTAAATATTACTGAAATTGTTTTTATCCTCCGCCAAGTATCAGGTGAGTTATCTAATAAATCAAAAGATGCTGCCAATTTGGTTCGTAATTATTCTGCAACAACACAAGACCAAGCTGCTTCAACAGAAGAGACTTCTGCGGCAACGGAAGAGTTGGCAGCTTCTGTTGAAAATGTTTTTTCTAGTATCTCTACCCAAGCGGATCATTTGAAGGAAATAGAAAAAGTGACATCTGATTTCAAAATGGCAATGACAGACGTAGCAAATGCAATGCTCGGCATGACAAATTTAACAGAAGAATTTTATAAACAAGCCAATGATGGAATGTTAACAACAAAAACAACAGCAGATTCCATTCACATCGTAAATCAAAAGGCCGAGTTAATTGATGAAGTCGTTAATATCATTAATGAAATATCCGATCGAACCAATTTACTTGCGCTCAATGCTGCCATCGAGGCCGCCCGCGCTGGTGAACTTGGACGTGGGTTTGCAGTTGTGGCCCAGGAGATCGGAAAACTTGCTGAACAAACAGCACATAATACAAGAAACATTCAGTCATTGACTACTGACACAAAAAATGCAATCAAAACAAGTGTCGGACTGATGATGAACACAGAAGAGAGTTTTCGCGAATTACTCGCTAATATCTCAAAGATTCAGGAAACTGCAAAACTAGTTAGTTCTGCCCAGGAGAAACAAACTACTGATACCAATCGAATTGTAGAGTCTGTTCATAAAATCAATGAAAACTCACTTCAGATTTTAAATGCAGCTTCGCAAGAAAAAATAGCTGTAGAAGAAATTTCCAAATCAATTGAAACCATTGCGACAGGTACACAGGTAATTGCTGATAATTCATTGGTCCTTCTAGAAACTGCCAAAGATATTGAAGTGACCGGAGAACATTTACAAACGGTGGTTGAGACTTACAAATATTAA
- a CDS encoding LA_1737 family protein codes for MIFKFNQYVLVFLFITFPLGIFPKTWSDLESEKEIKVYGSERSAKFTASNIFYDVENWTNHYSVRALGFYRYYDYPKAKTKSIFPFFYHIQSKSDNREYKRILNVNVTKERDAVDQSFYPFVFWGKDTKESYLTTIPFFFSSSNETNSKLGFPVLPLLYYHNRGTAGENKNYYSRLLTFLHFEINENQGFHKFSFFPLVYYSKNNYLFVPILLYYQNQRSNENEYWMGPVYYSNNKAKEESLFVAFPIFGRYRKPGKEFDFIFPVYLNYADEEEDYHINLLWYTKTNSANVNVATNEGNLYVDFDFGILYNLVGYSQRTKVLNSSNQINKTNSIDSNEPKVVKKREFNRDNSDSFFGYQLLFGIFSYEKADTKRHIRLLPLAWFTWDEASKDNVVLLPPFFPIWFSYQSDDLEYKILFPLYGKQKDKDSEFRAYLLNFYLTEDLRENNRKERFYFWPFVNIYESDIDSGHRVLPFYVHRNYGTDKHQHSDTFTLFSSYRKTKTSTDPDIRFLFWPLWISYEEKNSHLNEKEKTFWVTPFFYRNTNNGGSRTNLFWFIDWEWYKERDYGTNAKTKPVIPLEKDEKLSHLLIFPFYKTKSSFSIIPLSFNDWHEDGFSTFTFLNYLKWDRKGHYYNFLYLIESENTEVSYQFRSVGSLLWGFDKGKSEINRITLLWLGYDDRSYRTTYNFFPIVRTADANKEKSRLYGPFLYYLFDSEEENTELVLAGLGYYHNKTKSDNQYSTYVLLGALYQEKTEIERGYVKRGSLWGWLWEYQTEDNGYEKFSILKLFSYTKEMDGTKKIMGISI; via the coding sequence ATGATTTTCAAATTTAATCAATATGTTTTAGTTTTTCTTTTTATTACCTTCCCACTTGGAATTTTCCCTAAAACTTGGTCTGACTTAGAATCAGAAAAGGAAATCAAAGTGTATGGGAGTGAAAGAAGTGCTAAGTTTACTGCGAGTAACATTTTCTATGACGTAGAAAATTGGACAAACCACTACTCAGTGCGGGCTTTGGGATTCTATCGTTATTATGATTATCCAAAAGCAAAAACAAAATCTATATTTCCTTTTTTTTATCATATTCAAAGTAAATCCGATAACCGGGAATACAAACGAATTTTAAATGTAAACGTAACGAAAGAGAGAGATGCAGTCGATCAATCCTTTTACCCATTTGTTTTTTGGGGTAAAGACACAAAGGAATCTTATTTAACAACAATTCCGTTTTTCTTTTCTAGTTCTAATGAAACAAATAGTAAATTGGGATTTCCCGTTCTTCCTTTGTTATACTATCATAATCGAGGAACTGCGGGAGAAAATAAAAACTATTATTCCCGCTTGTTAACTTTTTTGCACTTTGAAATCAACGAGAACCAAGGATTTCATAAGTTTTCCTTTTTCCCTTTGGTATATTACTCCAAAAACAATTATTTGTTTGTGCCGATCCTTCTTTATTATCAAAACCAAAGGTCAAATGAAAATGAATATTGGATGGGACCAGTCTACTATTCTAACAATAAAGCCAAAGAAGAAAGTCTATTTGTAGCCTTCCCTATTTTTGGACGATATAGAAAACCAGGAAAGGAGTTTGATTTTATTTTTCCTGTGTATCTTAATTATGCCGATGAGGAAGAAGATTATCACATTAATTTATTATGGTATACGAAAACAAATTCAGCCAATGTAAATGTTGCAACAAACGAAGGGAATTTGTATGTTGATTTTGACTTTGGAATTTTATATAATTTGGTTGGATATTCACAGAGAACCAAAGTTCTGAATAGTAGTAACCAAATAAATAAAACAAATTCTATTGATTCAAACGAGCCCAAGGTAGTTAAAAAAAGAGAATTTAATCGAGACAATAGTGATAGCTTTTTTGGATACCAGTTACTTTTTGGAATTTTTTCTTATGAAAAGGCAGATACCAAAAGACACATTCGTTTGTTGCCACTTGCCTGGTTTACTTGGGATGAAGCTTCAAAAGATAATGTGGTTTTATTGCCACCTTTTTTTCCCATTTGGTTTAGTTACCAATCGGATGACCTAGAGTACAAGATACTATTTCCACTATATGGTAAACAAAAAGACAAAGATTCAGAATTCCGTGCTTATCTTTTGAATTTCTATTTAACGGAAGACCTTAGAGAAAATAATCGTAAAGAAAGATTCTATTTTTGGCCTTTTGTGAATATTTATGAATCAGACATTGATTCTGGACATAGAGTTTTGCCGTTTTATGTTCATCGGAACTATGGAACCGATAAACACCAACATAGTGATACGTTTACATTGTTTTCATCTTATCGGAAAACAAAAACTTCTACTGATCCTGATATTCGATTTTTGTTTTGGCCCTTATGGATTTCTTATGAAGAAAAAAATTCTCATCTTAATGAAAAAGAAAAAACTTTTTGGGTGACTCCATTTTTTTATAGAAATACAAACAATGGGGGAAGTAGAACCAATTTATTTTGGTTTATAGATTGGGAATGGTACAAAGAACGAGACTATGGCACTAATGCAAAAACCAAACCGGTAATTCCTTTAGAGAAGGATGAAAAACTTTCTCATCTTTTAATTTTTCCATTTTATAAAACAAAATCTAGTTTTTCAATAATTCCTTTGTCATTTAATGATTGGCACGAAGATGGATTTTCGACTTTTACTTTTTTAAATTATCTAAAATGGGATCGAAAAGGCCATTATTATAATTTTTTATATTTAATTGAATCGGAAAATACAGAAGTGAGTTATCAGTTCCGAAGTGTTGGTAGTTTGTTGTGGGGTTTTGACAAAGGAAAGTCAGAAATTAATAGAATCACTTTGTTATGGTTAGGTTATGACGATAGGTCTTACCGAACTACTTATAATTTTTTTCCGATCGTAAGAACTGCAGATGCAAACAAAGAAAAGTCTCGATTGTATGGGCCATTTCTATATTACCTTTTTGACTCAGAAGAAGAAAATACCGAATTGGTCCTTGCGGGGCTTGGTTACTATCATAATAAAACTAAATCAGACAACCAATACTCCACCTATGTTTTGCTTGGTGCTTTGTATCAAGAAAAAACAGAGATAGAAAGAGGTTATGTAAAAAGAGGAAGTTTGTGGGGTTGG